The genomic window ggttgtatgaataggaagggtttagaggaatataggccaagtgctggcaaatgggactagattgggttaggatatctgtttggtatggacaagttgaatCGAAGGGTTTGTtttggtgctgtacatctctatgactaaagcTCAGGACAAGCAtcttcctgtgaggatgaaacatAAGGATGGCAAGATTGAGGAACCTTGAATGATGGGGATGTTCTAAGTTTAGTCAAAAATATAGCATAAAAGGAGTACATGTAAGATTTAGGAAACAGAAAACAAGCAAGGTCCTTGAGGAGCATAAAGGAAACAGAAAATAACTTAAACAAGAAAGTTGGATGGGCTATGAAATGTCCTTGGTAACTAGGATTCGGAAGAATCCCAAGGCAGTTTACACACatattaggagcaagagggtaactagggaaactGTAGGCCCACTCGTGAACATATTATGTGTGCAGCTAGAGGAAGTGGATGAGGTCTTTAATGATTACTTCAAATCTATATTTACCCAAGGAGAAAGACATGGATGATGATAAGTGTAACAAGGGGTTGTTGATACTCTAAAGTATGTTGACATATTAAGGAGGAGGTGTTCAGTATCTTTAAAAATAATTCCCCAGGGCatgatgggatctattccaggaTACTGAAGGCGGcaaggaaggagattgctgagaCCTTGACAGAAGCTTCGCATCCTCTTTAGCCACAGGagagatcccagaggactggagaatggccaatgttgttcctttgttcaagagggaaatagggataatctaAGATATTATAAGCCACTGAGCCTTACATCAATAGGAGGgcaattattggagaagattcctTGGGACAGTACTTACTTGCATTTGGAGAAGAATAGACTTATTAGGGTTAGTTGGCATGACTTTATGCAGTGGtggtcttgtctcacaaacttgattgagttgtttgagcAAATGACAAAGATAATTGATGAGGATAGGGCAGTGAATATTGTCTAAATGGAacttactaaagcatttgacaaggtctgtCATGGTAGGCTCGTCCAGAAGATTAAATTGCATGGAATCCATGGTGAATTGGCAAGTTGGATACAAACTTGATTTGGCCATAAAAGACAGAGAGTAGTTGTAGCAGAatgcttttctgactggaggtctgtgatcaATGGTGATCTGTaaagatcagtgttgggacctctgTCATATATCAATTGATATATTGGtgatctgattagtaagtttgcagatggcatagaaattggtggagttatggcagatggaatttaatctggacaattgtgaggtgatgcattttgagatgtcaaatgcaagaggaaatatACAATGCACTGTAAATGGCAGACCCTTTGGAGTATTGATATAGAGGGATCTTAGGGTGTTAGTCCATAACTCCCTGGAAGTGGTAATACAAGTTGATAAGCTGGCAAAGAAggcttatggcatgcttgccttcattggtcttGAGTATAGAAATGagcaagtcatgttgcaactcTAAGACTTTattcaggccacatttggagtactgtgggcagttctggtcactacactatAGAATGTGgaggtttggagagggtgcagaagagaatTACTAGAATGATGCCTGAATTGGAGTGtattagagtcatatagcacagaaacaaaccctttggtccaaccagtctatgccaactataatctcaaactaaactaatcccacctgcctgctcatgGCCAACATCCCTcctaacctttcctattcgtatacttatctaaatgtcttttaaacattgcaattgtattcacatgcaccacttcctctgggaatTCATTTCAcacatggaccaccctctgtgtaaaaaaaggtgccccaaaatctctctcctttcaccttaaaaatgtgccccttagtcttgaaatcccccatcctagagaaaagacagttaccattaactctatctatacttcctgttattttaaaaacttctatacggtcacctctcaatctcctatgttccaatgaaaaaagtcctagtttatcaagcctttcttcataactcaaatcttccatacccggcaacatcctggtgaatgtcttctgaaccctctccagcttggtaatatccctcctataactgggtgaccagaacagggcacagtactccagaagtctcaccaaggtcctgtaaaaCCTCAAAACATTACTTCCCAACTTCTTTATTAAaaagactgagcaatgaaggtaagtgtgccaaatgcctttttaaccatcctgtctatacaagtttcaaagaattgtgtacctgaactcctagatcctgctgttctacaacactacccaagaagTTGAATAAACATGGATTGTTTTGCttgagtgttgaaggctgaggggttaaCCTGATACAAGTATatgaaattatgagaggcatggttaggatagTTGGAGTCTCTTTCCATTGGTGGAAATATCGAATACTAGACGGcaaagttttaaggtgagaggggaaattttttttccacagagggtggtaggcgcCTGGTctatgctggattagtggtgctggaagagcacagcagttcaggcagcatccaacgagcagcgaaatcgacgtttcgggcaaaagcccttcatcaggaataaaggcagtgagcctgaagcgtggagagataagctagaggagggtgggggtggggagagagtagcatagagtacaatgggtgagtgggggaggagatgaaggtgataggtcaaggaggagagggtggagtggataggtggaaaagaagataggcaggtcggacaagtccggacaagtcaaggagacagttactgagctggaagtttgaaactaggatgaggtggtcatcctagtttcaaacttccagctcagtaactgtctccttgacttgtccggacttgtccgacctgcctatcttcttttccacctatccactccaccctctcctccttgacctatcaccttcatctcctcccccactcacccattgtactctatgctactctctccccacccccaccctcctctagcttatctctccacgctgcaggctcactgcctttattcctgatgaagggcttttgcccgaaacgttgatttcgctgctcgttggatgctgcctgaactgctgtgctcttccagcaccactaatccagtatttggttttcagcatctgcagtcattgtttttgcctggtctatgctgccagaggaggtggtagaaacaGAAATTCGAGCAaagtttaagagacatttggacagacacatgaacaggcaggaagTAGCGGGATATGGATTGTGTGGGCAGATGGAATTAGTTTATGATAGCATCATGGAAGAAATGgtaggccaaagagcctgttcctgtgctgtactgtccttCTCCAGAGttatggacactaccactgcaccataagacCTCAAATTCTTGCATATATTTTAAAAACCTCTTAAGGTTttcctttgtttttattttgcccATCCATGGTTTCTCACATTCCGAAATTCACTTTCCTAAATTCTTTTTTGTTATCCCCAGTACTTCTGTACTCCTCAAGGGATTCTGCAGTATTGTGCCATTACTATCTGTCATTagcttctctttttttttcccttaatCCTAATCTTTATGTCCTTTAACAACTAGGATTCTTCAGTCTTGGTTCCACCCTGTCTTTATAAGAATATTTTCTCATTTAATGCCACCTACTACTCACAATATTACCTGTAAGTAGATGTCCCAGTCAACTCTGATCAAATTGTACCTTAGTAGAATTAgccttgccccagtttagaaTTTTTATTCCGGGTCAATCCTTATCCCTTTCCATAATTATCCTAAATCTGATCTGAGGCCATTCTCTTGGATATAGTCCCCTACCGAAACACCTTTCTCTAGCCTGAGGTGATTTCCAAATATTAACTTCAGATCTGCCCCCTCCCACATGGGGCTAGggactggttaaaaaaaaagttcacCTGGATGCCATTTAAGATTTTTTCTCCCTCCAAATCTTGCACAGTAAAACAAATTCTTGCATATATTTTAAAAACCTCTTAAGGTTttcctttgtttttattttgcccATCCATGGTTTCTCACATTCCAAAATTCGCTGTCAGAATTTTTGAACAGTTAAGATAACCCATTACTGTCTTATTATTTTCACAATTTCTCTATTTGATTCACAATCACTCACTGGCTGTTTTGGGGCTAATGGTACACCATGTttattcctttttaaaaaaatttttacTTCTACCCATATGGTTTAATTTTATGATCCTTCCAAGATATCCCACCTTCTCATTGATATATTGATTTATGGACCAATATTGAGACCCACTCAATATCCACTCTTATCCCATCTGAATATTCTAAAACCAGAAACGTCGAGCTGCTAATCCCACCCATCTTTCTACCAAATCTTGATTGTAGCAAAATATCATACACCCATGTGCCTACCTAAGCCCTCAGCTTGTCTATCTTAATCCTTAGGCTCCTTCCATTGAAATATATTTCAGTCATTCCTATCTTGTCTAACTATGCTACCTTTGCCTTCCAGACTCATACACCGGCATTTCAACTTCTAATTCCATCTCAAATTGCTTTCCCTCTGAACTACTTGTGAGAATCCTATCCTGCAGCCAATCTAATCCACTCCAATCGCATTCGCTAACCTCCCTGTGAAGATGTTGACCCTATTCCTGTTCGGGTTTGACGTGTCCaacttgtacaggtcccacctcccccagaaatGGTCTCAATGCCTCAGGAATCTAAAGACCTCCCTCTTGTAACATTTCTCCAGTCACGTGTTTATCTGTTCTTTTTTTCCTGTTATTATCCTCACTATTGCATGGCACGAAGTAATCCTTTGTAGTTCCTTAAAATCTGCTTTGAGGAcctcatttctctctcttcctatcTCATTAGTCCCAACATGGATCATGAAATGGTGTTGTAGAATGCTTTCTCTGCAGCTGATCCAAGATATTGTTGAGACTGGCACTTCGGAGCAGCTTTTGAAGGAGGAAGTCAATATTGGCATGCCAGTCGGCCTGTATGACACCCCACAGCTTGGAGGTAAAGGCACCTGGGAAACTACGTACCATCCTGTAGTCACATCTATGGCCATAGAAACACCCATTGCAAATGAATCCCCTGCCACTACTGCCCTTTCACACTTCATTCTCCATCCCGAGCCCACGGCAGCCAGACCAGTCACAATCCCACAGCCTCAGCTCAGGCAATAAATCATAGACACTAATAAAACACTAATATTTTTACTTTAAGCATTTCTTTTAAATAATATACCCTCTTAGTGGCCTCCGTATAATCACAAATATCTTTCAGACTACCCATGAAAAATGGTTGTGGATATACAGAGcctcaacattttaaaaacagCAACAGCATAATATAACAATGAACTGCAGCTACTGGAGACacaaaaacaggaacaggaagtgccacagcatctgtgggaagaaaaacaaagttaatgtttcgattCCAGTGACCTTTCAGTGCGTTCCACTTAGAGTAAATAAGTGTGTTCATAAACAGGCAGTGATAACTGACACCAAATAAGGATCCAAGTGGGAGAATCAGTCTGAAAATCACTGCATTTAACACGAAGTGAAATTTTCACTACATATTACAATTTATACAATTACTTTCTTTACTCTCCCATACAGTACAAGAAACCAGTACTTAGACTTTGTTTAAGTAAATATTACAAAAGGAGCAGCCTTTCATAAGCTGGATATCTTCAATGATTAACTGCACCCAATTATAAAGAGGCTAAACAGGTCACAAAGTAGTCTATAGCCTACTCCAGTGTATTTCATTACATTCACTTCCCAAAATGTTACATTTTGATCTTGCACACCATGAATCATATAATATTACCCAAACATCTTAAAATCAATTTGCTGGAAAATGCAACTTTAATTCATTCTAACAGTTTAATTGTAAGTGGCGTGACGGAATCACTACTGGCAAATTGATGGAAGACTTTCTTCAAAGCCCAGAATAGATGTTCCGAACAGGTATCAGCAGGTCCATGTAAGTGTTCTGGAAAATCTTAACCAtctctgctttttttttctttatttggcTAATTGAAGCATTTTTTCTAGCTCCTTAAGTTGCAGATTTCCATGAGTGAGCATCATTCTCACTGCATCCTGTATTGAAATAGAGAACAAGGTTTTAGTACATGACTAGAATTATCAGAATGTTATCCTACATAGTTATGTAAAGAGAGCTTAAAATAAAAAACTCATTACAGATACCTAGAAGGAATTTGCATTTTTATAGTGCCTACCAAGCTCCTGAAACAGACAGAAGCTAATAAAATGCAATCACTACTTTGTTAAGCTGCTGATGTGTGAATAGGAAGGTCTCAGCTAACTGACCAGTTAATCTGACTTGGTAATGTTAAGGATAAACATTGGACAAGACTTGCAAGAAGCGACTTGTGGAAATAAAGACTGTATGAAGACATGAGTAGGCAGAACTTGGCTTTCTGTCACAGCTGCAAGTTGAGATGTCGGACACATTTTGCTTAGTATTACACCCTGTAATGCCAGACCACATTATGTGAAAAACAAAATTctgtagatgttggaaatctgaaacaaaaaacagaaaattctaGCAACAGCACGTTTGGCAGAATCTGTCGGAAGTGTGTTATAAAGCTGACTTTTTCTGTTGGAGGTGTAGTCTTTACTCACTCTTTAATCCCCCCACTGCCTTAGCAGTGCCACTTGGCAGGAGCTTCTAGAGACAGAGGTGAGCTGACGGCTAAGCTGTCACGTTAAAAGATGGCACCATTCCCAGAAACATCTGCCTAGTTCTTCAAAGGCTCATCCACAAAGTCAAACCTATAGGTCAGTGACGGGCTCCCTCATTCTCACAAACCTCCCATTCATCGGTCAGAATGAACATCACTTGCATGGGCACTTGGAAACCCTTTGCAAAAGCTTTTAAATCTCCCAAAGTCATCACAAGTCACATTCTCCATTGATGGTAATCCAATTTGTGGGTTCATAGCTCTACTCAACTTGCAGCTGTGACAGAAAGCCAAGTTCTGCCTACTCatgccccccaatagcagcagagatgtggagaaacagattgggaaacagattttggaaaggtgcagaagccacagggtcgtagtcatgggcgacttcaacttcccaaatattgattggaagctctttcgatcaagtagattggatggggcggtgtttgtgcagtgtgtccaggaagcttttctaacgcagtatgtagattgtccaaccagaggggaggccatattggatttggtactcggtaacgaaccgggacaagtggtgggcttgttggtgggtgaacattttggtgatggcgaccacaattctgtgactttcaccttggttatggagagagataggtgcgcacaacaaggtagattttacaattgggggaagggaaattacgatgctgtaagacaggatttgaggagcatacgttgggagcataggctgttagggaaggatgtggtggaaatgtgggactttttcaaggagcagatacgacgtgtccttgatatgtatgtaccgatcaggcaggaaagaaatggtcgtgtgagggagccttggttgacgagggaggttgaatgtctagtaaagaggaagaaggaggcttacataaggttgaggaaacaaggttcagacagagcagtggagggatacaggatagccagaagggacctgaagaaagggattaggagagctaagagagggcatgaaaaatccctggcggataggatcaaggataaccccaaggcattctatgcatatgtgagaaacctgagaatgacgggaacgagggtaggtccgatcaaggacagtggtgggagactgtgtattgagtcggaagagataggagaggtcttgaacaagtacttctcttcagtatttacgaacgagagggaccgtattgttgaagaggagagtgtgaaacggactgataagctagaagagatacctgttaggaaggaagatgtgttggacattttgaacaacttgaggatagacaagtcccccgggcctgatgggatatatcctaggattatgtgggaagcaagagaggaaattgcagtaccgttggcaatgatcttctcgtcttcactggcaactggggtggtaccaggggactggagagtagcgaatgttgtgcccctgttcaaaaaagggaatagggataaccccgggaattacaggccagttagtcttacttctgtggcaggcaaagtaatggaaagggtactgagggataggatttacgagtatctggaaagacactgcttgattagggacagccagcacggatttgtgaagggtaggtcttgccttacaagtcttattgaattcttcgaggaggtgaccaagcatgtggatgagggtagagcagtggatgtagtgtacatggattttagtaaggcatttgataaggttccccatggtaggcttatgcggaaagtcaggaggcatgggatagagggaaatttggccaattggatagaaaactggctaaccggtagaagtcagagagtggtggtagatggtaaatattcagcatggagtccagttacaagtggagttccgcagggatcagttctgggtcctctgctgtttgtaatttttattaatgacttagaggagggagtcgaagggtgggtcagtaaatttgcagatgatacaaagataggtggagttgtggacagtgaggagggctgttgtcggctgcagagggacttagataggatgcagagctgggctgaggagtggcagatggagttcaaccctgccaagtgtgaggttgtccattttggaagaacaaataagaatgcggaatacagggttaatggtagggttcttggtcaggtggaggaacagagggatcttggggtctatgtacatagatctttgaaggttgccactcaggtggatagagtttgtaagaaggcctatggagtattatcgttcattagcagagggattgaattcaagagtcgtgaggtgatgttgcagctgtacaggactttggttaggccacatttggagtacggtgtgcagttctggtcgcctcactttaggaaagatgtggaagctttggagagggtgcagagaagatttaccaggatgttgcctggaatggagagtaggtcgtacgaggataggttgagagttctcggccttttctcgttggaacggcgaaggatgaggggtgacttgatagaggtttataagatgatcagaggaatagatagagtagacagtcagaaactttttccccgggtacaacagagtgttacaaggggacataaatttaaggtgaagggtggaaggtataggggagatgtcaggggtgggttctttacccagagagtggtgggggcatggaatgcgctgcccgagggagtggtagagtcagattcattggcgacctttaagcggcatttggataggtacatggatgggtgcttaatctaggatagaagttcggcacaacatcgtgggccgaagggcctgttctgtgctgtattgttctatgttctatgaattggAAGGGCTTCCAAATTGTAGTCACCCTCACACAAATTCTGGAAATTCTAAACTGTGCACTTTGAATATGGTGCGTCAGCTTTGAAACAGGAGTGTGTATGGTTCACACCCTGTCCCTTTCCCACACTGAAGAAACCAACTGGTAGTGGGCACCGGAACCGGCACAATCTTCTGATGCAGTGCTCAGCGGCTCCCATGAGGTCCCATTTCACAAAACctggagactgcagatgctggaatccaaagtagacaggcaggaggctggaaaaacactgTTAGGCAGTgggcatcaggaggtagagaagtcgacgttttgagtgcaacccttcttcaggactgggagtgggtgCTGGGGCAGCTGCAGATAACGGGGGTGGCGGAAATAGGGTGGTGAAGTGGAGATAggtgaagagagacagagggtatgacctggttggtcggtGAAGTGGAGATAggtgaagagagacagagggtatgacctggttggtcaatgggacaaatgaatctggttggtggcaggaaggagtggaagggagggggaggggttgggaagggagttgggggatgggtcacagacaaagaacaaagaacaaaagaacaaaataacaaagaaaattacaacacAAGAACAGGGCCTTTGGTCCACCAAGCCTGCATCGATaaagatcctctatctaaacctgtcacctattttctaacgatctgtatccctctgctccctacccattTATGTGTCTGTCTAgctacatcttaaatgacgcggtcgtgcccgcctctacctcctccgctggcaacgtgatccaggcacccaccaccctctctgcATGAAGAATTTTTCAttcatatctcccttaaacttttcccactcaccttgaactcatgacccctagtaaatGAGTCCCCCATTCTGGGGAAAGATTCTCACTACCCAATATGCCTATACCTCTCGTGATTATGTAGCCCTCAATCAGGTCCCAACCCAACacccatctttctaatgaaaataaactaatctactcagcctcttttcatagctagcaccctccagagcaggcaacatcctggtgaacttcctctgtaCTGTCTCCaaggcatccacatccttttggtaatgtggtgaccagaaggcagtattccaaaaggggccaaaccaaagttttatacaattgtaacatgacatgccaactcgtactcaataccccatccgatgaaggaaagcatgccatatgccttcttggccAGTCTAtcaacctgcattgccaccttcagggtataaTTGACCTGAACACCCAGTTCTCTTTGACCTTCCATCCAAATTAAATTTAAGAAAATTATCATTGGAATGCAATTTGAGGAGGTGAAAAAGGTGAAGGGGATGTGGGAGGGTGGAATGAAGAATAAAGGGACACTGTGATATGGTGGAGTATAAGACAGATTAAACAATGAAAGGTTTCAGCATTAAAAGCCAAATGAACTAGGAAGGGGGATCCTCGATTGATTCTCTCAGGAAGCCATAGCTTCCTCACAGCCTCCTGTATGGACTCTGTTCCATTCTCCAGGCTTTTCCATCTCCACTGAGTGTATTTGGATGATACACCCTTTCCAGTTGGATTCCTTTTTCCTCAAGCAAGATATTCTGCCAACCTGGTTGATGGAACCCTCAATAATAACCATGCTATTTCTGTTCTCttgcactcccccctctctctatcagaaCTACAGTTGCTTTTCTTCTCACCTTCCAATTTACCAGCTTCAGTAACCAGCACAAGATCTGCCACTGATTACATTATTATCCAGTAGATGTTGTTATCCAAACTGACATTTGTAGCAGCACACTTTAGATACTAGTCAGGAAAAGTAAGGAAAGTGACCTCACGTTTTCCAAGTCATATACATTAAAAGCAGCAAAAACATATTTACGTAACAGTAACTTACTTCATCTGTAGCATTCTTattctgtttgaattcatgtcttGCCCAATTCTTAAGATATTGTTTATCTCCTTCATTTGGAATCTGATGAATCACTTTCAATATCTTCCTGTACAAACTCAGAACCTTCTGTCGATGCACAAACTGGAAAATTG from Chiloscyllium punctatum isolate Juve2018m chromosome 3, sChiPun1.3, whole genome shotgun sequence includes these protein-coding regions:
- the lyrm2 gene encoding LYR motif-containing protein 2 — protein: MAAARLPPGVLNLRQFVHRQKVLSLYRKILKVIHQIPNEGDKQYLKNWARHEFKQNKNATDEDAVRMMLTHGNLQLKELEKMLQLAK